The sequence AAGCCGTTGTTGTAGTCGATGTTGAGCGGGGCGAGGGTATCGGCGTGGATGGCGATGAGGTCCTTGAAGAAGACCTTGACCGCATGGCCGAAGATGATGGGGTCGGAAACCTTCATCATCGTGGCCTTCATGTGGAGTGAGAAGAGGACTCCGGAGAGCTTCGCCTCGGCGATCTGGGAGTCGAGGAAGGTGGTGAGCGCCTCCCTGGAGATGAAGGTGCCGTCGAGGATTTCACCGGCAAGGAGCGGTGTGGATTCCTTGAGGACGGTGGTGGTGCCGTCAGCGGCGATGAGTTCGATTTTCGCGTCGGTGGCGGCGGTGACGGTGAGGGATTTCTCGTTGGAGAAGAAATCGCCCTTGCCGGCCATGGTGCCGACGTTGGTCTTGGAGTCCTTGGCCCAGGCGCCCATGGAGTGGGGGTGTTTGCGGGCGTATTCCTTGACGGCTTTGGGGGCGCGGCGGTCGGAATTGCCCTCGCGGAGGACGGGGTTGACGGCGGAGCCCATGACTTTCGCGAAGCGGGAGCGGATTTCCGATTCTTCCTCGGTGGAGGGGTTTTCGGGGAAGGAGGGGATGGGGAAACCTTTTTCCTGGAGTTCCTTGATCGCCGCCTTGAGCTGCGGGACGGATGCGGAGATGTTGGGGAGCTTGATGATGTTCGCATCCGGCTGGAGGGTCATTTTGCCAAGTTCCGCGAGATGGTCGGCGATCTGTTGATCGACGGAGAGCAGATCGGGGAATTGTGCGAGGATGCGGCCGGCCAGGGAGATGTCGCGGGTTTCCACGGTGATGGCCGCCGATTTCGCAAAGGCCTGGACGATGGGGAGCAGGGAGTAGGTGGCCAGGGCGGGGGCCTCGTCGGTCTTGGTGTAGATGATGGTGTTGGACATGGTGCTTCGGGCTTCGATAGGGGAATGCGGTGGGAGGGTCAAGGCGGAGGGTTTCCGCGCCCGGGTGGGCTAGGAGGGGCAAAGGCGAGGGGTGCGGATGGGCGAAGTTCGGGTTTCGCAAGTTGCACGGGGCGGTATGGTGAGGCCGCTCAGATCACGCCGTTGGCGCAGTTGCACTCGCCTTCGCCCCTGAGGGCGTTGATGAGGTTGGTGAGTGATTTCATCGCCTGGCGGGGGACGGACTCGTAGGTGCGGGAGCCGACGTGGGGTGTGACGATGACCTTTTGATGGGTGAGCAGGGGGTGATCCGCGGCGGGAGGTTCCTCGTCGAGGACATCGGTGGCGTAACCGGCGAGTTTCCCGGAATCGAGGGCGGCGATGACATCGGGCTGTGAGATGAGCTCGCCGCGGCCGGTGTTGATGAGCCAGGAATTGTCCGGCATGAGGTTGAGGCGGGCGGAATTGACGCAGTGGAGGCTTTCCGGGGTGAGCTTGGTGTGAGGGGAGATGATCTGGGAGGCGGCGAAAAGCGAGTCGAGCGAGTCGTGGCGGGTGATGGAGAACTGGGCGGCGAGATCCTCCGGCCAGTAGTTCCCGAAGCCGTGGATCTGCATGCCGAAGGCGTGTGCGCGTTTTGCGACTTCCTGGCCGATGCGGCCGAGGCCGATCAGGCCGATGCGCTTGCCGAGCAGTTCGTAGCCGGTGAGGCGGGTCCACTTGCCGGCTTTGGTGGCGCTTACGGAAGGGTAGAGGTTTTTGGTGATGGCGAGGAGCAGGAGCATGGTGTGCTCGGCGACGGTGTCGTGGTTCACGCCTGGAGTGAAAAGC comes from Akkermansiaceae bacterium and encodes:
- a CDS encoding phosphoglycerate dehydrogenase; the encoded protein is MKILLTTCSYQDTPGPHHALMESQGWDIVRERGPLPESRMLELAGEGFDAFLCGDDAITREVLEKCSPKLRVISKYGIGLDKIDLPATREMKIPVLFTPGVNHDTVAEHTMLLLLAITKNLYPSVSATKAGKWTRLTGYELLGKRIGLIGLGRIGQEVAKRAHAFGMQIHGFGNYWPEDLAAQFSITRHDSLDSLFAASQIISPHTKLTPESLHCVNSARLNLMPDNSWLINTGRGELISQPDVIAALDSGKLAGYATDVLDEEPPAADHPLLTHQKVIVTPHVGSRTYESVPRQAMKSLTNLINALRGEGECNCANGVI